Genomic segment of Nitrospirota bacterium:
TCCGAGGAGCTCCTGAAGCGGGCCCGGTCGGGACGGCTCTCCCTGCAGGAGGCCCTCAGCCTTGCCCTGGGCCTGGAGGAAAGCACCGCAGAGGCGTACTATTTTGACCTCATGAGGAGTGAGGAGGACCTGGGCATCCTCAAGCGCCTGCGGGAGATATTCTCGGCCGAGGAGACCCACGCCGAGATGATAAGGGAATTCATGGCGCAAAGGGGCCTCGCCCGTTGAGCGGGGCGAGGCTCAGCGCCGGACGGGCTCCTCCTCGCGCCAGGCCGCTTTTCTTCGGTCTACCGGGGCGGCTCCGGCAGGACCTCGAAGGACGTCTCGGCCAGGACCTCACCCTGGGAGTCCAGAAGCCTCACGGTCCAGGCGCCTGTCCTCCCGCCCAGCCTCTTCGAGGACCAGGTCCTGTAGCGGGGACTCTCCTTGAGGGGGATGTCCACGCGGGCCAGCTCCTGGCCCATGTGAAGCCAGACGAAGGAGACTACGGTGTCGGCCTCGACGGAGCCGGCCTCGAGGAAGGCATAGACCGTGCCCACCGTGACGGGAAGGCTCTGGGAGACCCCCACGGGCTCCCGGTCCACCACGTCCCGGGCCA
This window contains:
- a CDS encoding DUF2914 domain-containing protein, with product MRKVLVVLSFAALALAFLPQEARAFEVQRFVVARDVVDREPVGVSQSLPVTVGTVYAFLEAGSVEADTVVSFVWLHMGQELARVDIPLKESPRYRTWSSKRLGGRTGAWTVRLLDSQGEVLAETSFEVLPEPPR